In Phreatobacter stygius, a genomic segment contains:
- a CDS encoding dihydrolipoyl dehydrogenase family protein translates to MPETLSPDVCVIGAGSGGLTVAAFCAMLGAPVVLVEKDRMGGDCLNAGCVPSKALIAAARRAHDIRQASGFGIRAGEPAIDFAQVMRHVRDAIATIAPNDSVARFSALGVKVIKGEARFLGPGAVTVGDTTIAARRFVIATGSRPLLPDIPGLDALPFLTSETIFDLAACPGHLGVLGGGPVGLEMAQAFRRLGAEVTVLERDRLLPGEDPEMVDVVRRQLQDEGIALLEGVELTRVEGEPGALRLIARRGDDDGAIGVSHLLVATGRRANVENLGLEAAGVAFTSAGITVDKTLRTSNPRIHAIGDVGGGPQLTHVAGWHGQMVAQNILFRRPVDTGGTAVPRVIYTDPELAQVGLTEAEARKLDPKARSLRWPFAENDRAVTARRRQGHIKLVISAKGRLLGASIVGAEATELIGLYALALAKGGTAAELAAIVLPYPGLSEVGKRAASTYLQARLGNPWIGRIMRLLRRFG, encoded by the coding sequence GTGCCGGAAACCCTCTCCCCCGATGTCTGCGTCATTGGCGCCGGTTCCGGTGGCCTGACGGTCGCCGCCTTCTGCGCCATGCTCGGCGCGCCGGTCGTGCTGGTCGAAAAGGACCGGATGGGCGGCGACTGCCTGAATGCCGGCTGCGTGCCCTCCAAGGCCTTGATCGCGGCGGCAAGGCGCGCCCATGACATCCGCCAGGCATCGGGTTTCGGCATCCGCGCCGGCGAGCCGGCGATCGATTTCGCCCAGGTCATGCGCCATGTCCGCGATGCGATCGCAACCATCGCGCCGAATGATTCGGTGGCCCGTTTCAGCGCCCTCGGGGTCAAGGTGATCAAGGGCGAGGCGCGCTTCCTGGGCCCCGGGGCAGTCACCGTCGGCGACACCACGATAGCGGCGCGGCGCTTCGTCATCGCCACCGGCTCGCGGCCGCTGCTGCCTGATATTCCCGGCCTCGACGCCCTGCCCTTTCTGACCAGCGAGACGATCTTCGACCTTGCCGCCTGTCCTGGTCATCTCGGCGTGCTCGGCGGCGGGCCGGTCGGCCTTGAAATGGCCCAGGCCTTCCGCCGGCTCGGCGCCGAGGTCACCGTGCTGGAGCGCGACCGCCTGCTGCCCGGCGAAGACCCGGAAATGGTCGACGTGGTCAGGCGGCAATTGCAGGACGAAGGCATCGCACTTCTCGAAGGCGTCGAACTGACGCGGGTCGAGGGCGAGCCGGGCGCGCTGCGGCTGATCGCCCGGCGCGGCGACGACGACGGCGCGATCGGGGTGTCTCATCTCTTGGTTGCGACCGGCCGGCGGGCCAATGTCGAAAATCTCGGGCTGGAGGCCGCCGGCGTGGCTTTCACCAGCGCCGGCATCACCGTCGACAAGACCTTGCGAACCTCCAATCCGCGCATTCATGCCATTGGCGATGTCGGCGGCGGCCCGCAATTGACCCATGTCGCCGGTTGGCACGGCCAGATGGTGGCGCAGAACATCCTGTTCCGCCGTCCCGTCGACACCGGCGGCACCGCGGTGCCGCGGGTCATCTATACCGACCCCGAGCTCGCCCAGGTCGGCCTGACCGAGGCCGAGGCGCGCAAGCTGGACCCGAAGGCCCGGAGCTTGCGCTGGCCCTTCGCCGAAAACGACCGGGCGGTCACCGCGCGCCGGCGCCAGGGCCATATCAAGCTCGTCATATCCGCCAAGGGCCGGCTTCTCGGCGCTTCGATCGTTGGTGCCGAAGCCACTGAATTGATTGGCCTTTACGCTCTGGCGCTAGCCAAGGGCGGGACCGCCGCCGAGCTTGCCGCCATTGTTCTGCCCTATCCAGGCTTATCAGAGGTAGGCAAGCGCGCCGCGAGTACCTATCTCCAAGCGCGCCTCGGCAACCCCTGGATTGGTCGAATCATGCGCCTTCTGCGGCGGTTCGGCTGA
- a CDS encoding beta family protein — MIVTPDSYVPSLRWRQGEYQALASLSDVAKSRVIPFIVIPEIEFDFEEWCDKKTMQEHLEPFPRRFKDKWGMRPAWIDIHPKVQSQKMDDGKLPIAYVFDELSVLGNKAVPVTSLDATAAINAAVAKIVKRDGRGLGLRLRIEHVMKPGCKTALDALILASGVTPDQVDLIVDLGAPNYQPYTDFADALIYALSLLGDLSVFRSYVLMGSAYPETVPLDKPGGELPRHDWLFYKTFVGMLGPSMRVPNYGDYTIVNPEFTPKDMRLIKAGGKVVYTLPASWFIRKGGAFRDSPTQMHDHCKTIVSSGNFRGASFSDGDSYIDQCAKHLKGPSTLSYWKRVAINHHITHVLDDLAMTALAA; from the coding sequence ATGATAGTCACGCCAGATAGCTATGTGCCATCGCTGCGATGGCGCCAAGGTGAGTATCAAGCCCTGGCTTCGCTTAGCGATGTCGCCAAAAGCCGTGTGATACCTTTCATTGTCATTCCGGAAATTGAGTTCGATTTCGAGGAATGGTGCGACAAGAAGACGATGCAAGAGCACCTCGAACCCTTTCCTCGGCGGTTCAAGGACAAATGGGGGATGCGGCCCGCTTGGATTGATATTCACCCGAAGGTCCAGTCCCAGAAGATGGATGACGGAAAACTTCCGATCGCTTACGTCTTTGACGAGCTGAGCGTGCTCGGGAACAAGGCCGTTCCTGTTACGTCTCTGGACGCGACCGCTGCGATTAACGCAGCCGTCGCAAAAATTGTGAAACGAGATGGGCGAGGACTGGGTCTCCGACTTCGTATAGAGCATGTCATGAAGCCGGGCTGCAAAACCGCGTTGGATGCTTTAATACTAGCGTCTGGCGTTACGCCTGACCAAGTGGACCTGATCGTCGATCTCGGTGCACCAAATTATCAGCCCTACACCGACTTTGCTGATGCGCTGATCTACGCTCTTTCGCTGCTCGGTGACCTTTCCGTCTTTCGAAGCTACGTGCTTATGGGATCGGCATATCCAGAAACGGTTCCATTGGACAAGCCGGGTGGAGAACTCCCGAGGCACGACTGGTTATTCTATAAGACATTCGTTGGAATGCTTGGACCCTCAATGCGGGTACCAAACTACGGTGACTACACAATCGTGAATCCTGAATTTACGCCAAAGGACATGCGTCTCATAAAAGCCGGGGGAAAAGTAGTTTACACCCTTCCGGCGAGCTGGTTCATTCGGAAAGGGGGCGCGTTTCGCGATAGCCCTACTCAGATGCACGATCATTGCAAAACGATTGTCAGTTCGGGCAATTTTCGCGGGGCATCGTTCTCTGACGGCGACAGCTACATCGATCAGTGCGCAAAGCACCTAAAAGGCCCCAGCACTCTAAGTTATTGGAAACGCGTGGCGATTAATCACCACATCACACATGTGCTGGACGATCTCGCCATGACCGCCTTAGCTGCATAA
- a CDS encoding helix-turn-helix domain-containing protein, translated as MIFSDRQYAVSMEQANKLKAALGHVHKDNEKHERLRKIEAKALESQVSDIEREIADYELLKSGSVSFTESFSLGDLPRVLIQARIAQGLSQTDLAERLRMKPQQVQRYEATEYMSASLSRIIEVADALHVRVSQSFSSAQAPAENALYAWSDAGDVDWSRFPLREMAKRGWIRGANLAEAARSYFFSAAGPQFATALHRKKVRSGNAPDEFSLLAWQARVLEIARIECEAKDIGEFQLNDSWLSELVVLTRDHDGPIKARECLKRNGIVLVVEPHLPGTYLDGAAMLSPAGHPVVALTLRYDRLDNFWFVLFHELGHVFLHLFTALRLDFFDEEDGTGNDYVENEADKFALDRLIPEVLWKQCLSRFALTEEAILIDAERIGVDPSIIAGRIRKERGNYQMFNNLIGSGSVRSQFWRIENDSHAR; from the coding sequence ATGATCTTCAGTGATCGCCAGTATGCCGTTTCGATGGAGCAAGCGAATAAGCTAAAAGCTGCTCTCGGACATGTACACAAAGACAATGAAAAGCACGAACGCCTGCGGAAGATCGAAGCGAAGGCACTTGAGAGTCAAGTGTCAGATATCGAACGGGAGATCGCCGATTACGAGCTGCTGAAATCGGGTTCGGTCTCGTTCACCGAAAGCTTTTCTCTCGGTGACTTACCGCGCGTCCTTATACAAGCACGAATTGCCCAAGGCCTTAGCCAAACTGATTTGGCTGAGCGGTTGCGTATGAAGCCGCAGCAGGTGCAGCGATATGAGGCGACTGAATATATGAGTGCCAGCCTTTCACGTATTATCGAGGTGGCCGACGCGTTGCACGTTCGGGTTTCCCAGTCGTTCTCCTCTGCCCAAGCCCCTGCAGAGAATGCGCTTTATGCGTGGTCGGATGCAGGAGACGTTGATTGGTCGAGATTCCCTTTGAGGGAAATGGCCAAGCGCGGCTGGATTCGGGGCGCAAATCTCGCTGAAGCCGCGCGTTCCTACTTCTTTTCGGCCGCCGGTCCACAGTTTGCAACTGCATTACATCGAAAGAAAGTTCGCAGCGGAAACGCGCCAGATGAGTTTTCTCTCCTGGCATGGCAAGCTCGTGTTCTTGAGATCGCGCGCATCGAATGCGAAGCGAAAGACATTGGAGAGTTTCAACTCAATGATAGTTGGCTATCCGAACTCGTAGTTCTAACTCGCGATCATGATGGCCCGATAAAGGCGCGCGAATGTCTGAAGCGTAATGGCATCGTTCTCGTCGTCGAACCGCATTTGCCAGGAACATATCTTGATGGAGCTGCAATGTTATCACCAGCAGGCCATCCTGTCGTTGCGCTGACGTTGCGTTATGATCGACTAGATAATTTCTGGTTCGTGCTCTTTCACGAGCTTGGGCATGTATTTCTGCATCTTTTTACAGCGTTACGCCTTGACTTCTTTGACGAAGAGGACGGGACAGGGAACGATTATGTCGAGAATGAAGCGGATAAATTTGCTTTAGATCGACTAATTCCCGAAGTCCTTTGGAAGCAATGCTTGTCGCGTTTCGCGTTAACGGAAGAAGCAATCCTGATTGACGCAGAGAGAATTGGCGTTGATCCTAGCATCATTGCAGGACGCATTCGGAAGGAGCGGGGAAACTATCAGATGTTTAACAATCTTATTGGCTCCGGAAGCGTTCGGAGTCAATTTTGGAGGATCGAAAATGATAGTCACGCCAGATAG
- a CDS encoding esterase-like activity of phytase family protein: MRALVLAAAVFAASPAFAQQEFPATLAGHALLPAATFIQPPADAPADLATPGKFTGAARNEAVGSVMGRSAGRPTGLSLPFRGQPAQGHSGIKRMPDGTFWVITDNGFGAKANSPDSMLYLNRYRIDWEKGAFERLQTIFLSDPDKKVPFRIANEATERRYLTGSDFDLESFQIIGDKIWIGDEFGPYLIRIDMTGKVEAVFDTLVDGQVVRSPDNPAVTTPAVPGGPVDFRVRRSKGFEGMAASPDGRFLYPLLEGALWDSQTNALEMLDGKQYLRILEFDVQAGRWTGRHWKFVLDENNLSIGDFNMIDATTGMIIVRDDNEGVPERACPQGQRAETCFHALPRIKRIWKIEMTDANAGGAVRKIGFIDLLRIQDPNNRARKPLSGGAFQFPFFTIENVEVVDADHIIVGNDNNLPFSSSRDPNQADDNEMALLRVPEFLRAR, encoded by the coding sequence ATGCGCGCTCTCGTCCTCGCCGCCGCGGTTTTTGCGGCATCGCCTGCCTTCGCCCAGCAGGAATTCCCGGCGACGCTCGCCGGTCATGCCCTGCTGCCGGCGGCGACCTTCATCCAGCCGCCGGCGGATGCGCCCGCCGACCTGGCGACGCCGGGCAAGTTCACCGGCGCGGCGCGCAACGAGGCCGTCGGCTCGGTGATGGGCCGATCCGCCGGCCGCCCGACCGGTCTGTCGCTGCCGTTCCGCGGCCAGCCGGCCCAGGGTCATTCGGGCATCAAGCGCATGCCCGACGGCACGTTCTGGGTGATCACCGACAACGGCTTCGGCGCCAAGGCCAATTCGCCGGATTCGATGCTCTATCTGAACCGCTACCGGATCGACTGGGAGAAGGGCGCATTTGAACGGCTGCAGACCATTTTCCTGTCGGATCCGGACAAGAAAGTGCCGTTCCGCATTGCCAACGAGGCGACCGAGCGGCGCTATCTGACCGGCTCGGATTTCGACCTGGAGAGCTTCCAGATCATTGGCGACAAGATCTGGATCGGCGACGAGTTCGGTCCCTATCTCATTCGCATCGACATGACCGGCAAGGTCGAGGCGGTGTTCGACACGCTGGTCGACGGCCAGGTCGTGCGCTCGCCCGACAATCCGGCGGTCACCACCCCTGCGGTTCCCGGCGGTCCGGTCGATTTCCGGGTACGCCGCTCGAAGGGCTTCGAGGGCATGGCAGCTTCGCCCGATGGCCGCTTCCTCTACCCGCTGCTCGAAGGCGCGCTCTGGGACAGCCAGACCAATGCGCTCGAAATGCTCGACGGCAAGCAATATCTGCGCATTCTCGAATTCGACGTGCAGGCGGGCCGCTGGACCGGCCGGCACTGGAAGTTCGTGCTCGACGAGAACAACCTGTCGATCGGCGATTTCAACATGATCGACGCCACCACCGGCATGATCATCGTGCGCGACGACAATGAAGGCGTGCCGGAGCGCGCCTGCCCGCAGGGCCAGCGGGCCGAGACCTGCTTCCATGCGCTGCCGCGCATCAAGCGGATCTGGAAGATCGAAATGACCGATGCCAATGCCGGCGGCGCGGTGCGCAAGATCGGCTTCATCGACCTCCTGCGCATCCAGGACCCGAACAATCGCGCCCGCAAGCCCTTGTCGGGCGGCGCCTTCCAGTTCCCGTTCTTCACCATCGAGAATGTCGAAGTGGTCGATGCCGACCACATCATCGTCGGCAATGACAACAACCTGCCGTTCTCGTCGAGCCGCGATCCGAACCAGGCCGACGACAACGAAATGGCGCTGCTGCGCGTGCCGGAATTCCTGCGCGCCCGCTGA
- a CDS encoding sensor histidine kinase: MSRETPQDQTRDAAAQALAEQRRADLDVAAPVPSRGIGLSGKLLILTGIFVTLAEILIFLPSIANFRTRLLDDRLSSARTAALVLEAAPSGMVPEALVRELLNSAGAQAVALKTGPARRLLAVSEQLPEIDVTVDMREMTLLSSIGDAFETLFARNGRTLRVMGTAPRAGDFVEIIMDETPLRRAMLRFSKTILLLSLFISGITAALVYLTLHLMFVRPMARLTKTMIAFRENPEDLSRVMVPSGRKDEVGVAEYELQTMQQSLHDMLAQRSRLAALGLAVSKINHDLRNLLASAQLFSDRLADVPDPTVQRFAPKMIQALDRAIAFCQSTLSYGRAHEAPPQRSAVLLAVLADEVRDTMGLGLEARIAFVNAVPDDLTVDADPDHLFRVLLNIGRNAQQALEARAPNDPVRDQIRVIGRREGAVAVIEISDTGPGIPERARAHLFEAFQGSTRPGGTGLGLAIASELVRTHGGTITLAEGTLGATFQISIPDRPIDLAAIRKTQRRRA; encoded by the coding sequence ATGTCGCGAGAGACGCCACAGGACCAGACCCGGGACGCGGCGGCGCAAGCCCTCGCCGAGCAGCGGCGCGCCGATCTGGACGTCGCGGCGCCGGTGCCCTCGCGCGGCATCGGCCTGTCTGGCAAGCTGCTGATCCTGACCGGCATTTTCGTGACGCTGGCGGAAATCCTGATCTTCCTGCCCTCCATCGCCAATTTTCGGACGCGGCTGCTAGACGATCGACTGTCCTCGGCGCGCACCGCCGCCCTGGTGCTGGAGGCAGCGCCCAGCGGCATGGTGCCGGAAGCGCTGGTGCGCGAGCTCCTGAACAGCGCCGGCGCCCAAGCCGTGGCCCTGAAGACCGGACCGGCGCGCCGCCTGCTCGCCGTGTCCGAACAGCTGCCTGAGATCGATGTCACCGTCGACATGCGCGAGATGACCCTGCTCAGCTCGATCGGCGATGCCTTCGAAACCTTGTTTGCCCGCAACGGCCGGACGCTCAGGGTCATGGGCACGGCGCCGCGCGCCGGCGATTTCGTCGAGATCATCATGGACGAGACACCGCTCAGACGGGCCATGTTGCGCTTCTCGAAGACCATCCTGCTGCTGTCGCTGTTCATTTCCGGCATCACCGCGGCGCTGGTCTACCTGACCCTGCACCTGATGTTCGTCCGCCCCATGGCGCGCCTGACCAAGACGATGATCGCCTTCCGCGAGAACCCCGAGGATCTGAGCCGGGTGATGGTGCCGAGTGGGCGCAAGGACGAGGTGGGCGTCGCCGAATATGAACTGCAGACCATGCAGCAATCGCTGCACGACATGCTGGCGCAGCGTTCCAGGCTCGCGGCCCTTGGCCTGGCGGTCTCCAAGATCAACCACGACCTGCGCAATCTGCTCGCCTCGGCGCAGCTGTTCTCCGACCGGCTGGCCGATGTGCCGGATCCGACCGTGCAGCGCTTCGCGCCGAAGATGATTCAAGCGCTCGACCGCGCCATCGCCTTCTGCCAGTCGACCCTGTCTTATGGCCGCGCCCATGAGGCGCCGCCCCAGCGCAGCGCCGTGCTGCTGGCGGTTCTCGCCGACGAGGTGCGCGACACCATGGGCCTCGGCCTCGAGGCCCGGATCGCCTTCGTCAACGCCGTGCCTGACGACCTGACCGTCGATGCCGACCCAGACCACTTGTTCCGGGTGCTGCTCAATATCGGCCGCAACGCCCAGCAGGCGCTGGAGGCGCGCGCGCCCAACGATCCGGTGCGTGACCAGATCCGGGTGATCGGCCGGCGCGAGGGCGCGGTGGCGGTGATCGAGATTTCCGACACCGGTCCCGGCATTCCCGAGCGGGCGCGGGCCCATCTGTTCGAGGCGTTCCAGGGCTCCACCCGCCCCGGCGGCACCGGGCTTGGCCTTGCCATCGCCTCCGAACTGGTGCGCACCCATGGCGGCACCATCACGCTCGCCGAGGGGACCTTGGGCGCGACCTTCCAGATCTCCATTCCCGACCGGCCGATCGATCTCGCCGCCATCCGCAAGACGCAGAGGCGGCGCGCCTGA
- a CDS encoding tautomerase family protein, with protein sequence MPFARISLLKGKPPAYLGALSDGLHQALVEAFDVPRDDRFQVIHQLEPGELIFDRHYLGGPRSDDFVLIQITAGRPRSTEVKRAFYRRLVAVLAEAPGLRPEDVMVVITTGGADEWSFGSGEAQMVASTEAPAEAGHAQQH encoded by the coding sequence ATGCCGTTCGCACGCATCTCGCTTCTCAAGGGCAAGCCGCCGGCCTATCTCGGCGCGCTCTCCGATGGTCTGCATCAGGCCCTGGTCGAAGCCTTCGACGTGCCGCGCGACGACCGCTTCCAGGTCATCCATCAGCTCGAACCGGGTGAGCTGATCTTTGACCGGCATTATCTCGGCGGTCCGCGCTCGGACGACTTCGTGCTGATCCAGATCACGGCCGGCCGGCCGCGCTCGACCGAGGTCAAGCGAGCCTTCTACCGCCGCCTGGTTGCCGTGCTGGCCGAAGCGCCCGGCCTCCGACCGGAGGATGTGATGGTGGTGATCACCACCGGGGGCGCCGACGAGTGGTCGTTCGGCAGCGGCGAGGCGCAGATGGTCGCATCGACCGAAGCGCCTGCGGAGGCCGGTCATGCGCAGCAGCACTGA
- a CDS encoding cupin domain-containing protein: MRDDGADEIPRAPKTMTIIRAGSAIASGPAGVASGPFWAETLIASAGDGDPTVVRATFEPGAITHWHSHPLGQVLYVLTGVGRVQRAGGPVEEIRSGDCVWFAPGERHWHGASPDSLFGYVSIQAVHEGTAVHWMEPVAMG; encoded by the coding sequence ATGCGTGACGACGGCGCGGACGAGATACCGCGGGCTCCGAAAACCATGACCATCATCCGCGCGGGAAGCGCGATTGCGTCTGGCCCAGCTGGCGTCGCCAGCGGGCCGTTCTGGGCCGAGACGCTGATCGCCAGCGCCGGCGATGGCGATCCGACGGTGGTGCGCGCAACCTTCGAGCCGGGCGCCATCACCCATTGGCACAGTCATCCGCTCGGTCAGGTGCTCTATGTGCTGACCGGCGTCGGCCGGGTGCAGCGCGCGGGTGGGCCGGTCGAGGAGATCAGGAGCGGCGACTGCGTCTGGTTCGCGCCCGGCGAGCGTCATTGGCATGGCGCTTCGCCGGACAGTCTGTTCGGCTATGTCAGCATCCAGGCCGTTCACGAGGGGACGGCCGTCCATTGGATGGAACCGGTGGCCATGGGATAA
- a CDS encoding LysR substrate-binding domain-containing protein produces the protein MRRITFDLDVLRSFATGVDLGSFARAAERLGRSTSAVSAQLKKLEDQAGTPIFRRAGRGLALTDAGEVMLAYARRLIDLNDEAAAAVNGIELEGWVRLGLPEDFGEVLLPDVLGRFARANPKVRIEARVGRNADIVDRLIAGKLDLALAWDDGPAKLNSRRVGEWPMRWIGPATGPWQLGDEAVVPLATFEAPCLMRTAATTALDHAGLAWRSAFISPSLGGLWAAVSAGLGLSVRTEMGLPASVRALDPGEAGLPALPSIALALCQAEAEPAPATARLATIVLETLEGARARRPEATGQSATIGTTTDTIKRGPA, from the coding sequence ATGCGCCGGATAACCTTCGACCTCGACGTGCTCCGCAGCTTCGCCACCGGCGTCGATCTCGGCAGTTTCGCCCGCGCCGCGGAACGCTTGGGCCGGTCGACCTCGGCCGTCAGCGCGCAACTGAAAAAGCTCGAGGACCAGGCCGGCACGCCGATCTTCCGCCGGGCCGGCCGGGGTCTGGCCCTGACCGATGCGGGCGAGGTCATGCTGGCCTATGCCCGCCGCCTGATCGACCTGAACGACGAGGCCGCGGCTGCGGTCAACGGCATCGAGCTCGAAGGCTGGGTCCGGCTCGGCCTGCCGGAAGATTTCGGCGAGGTGCTGCTGCCCGACGTGCTCGGCCGCTTCGCCCGCGCCAATCCGAAGGTCAGGATCGAGGCGAGAGTTGGCCGCAACGCCGACATCGTCGACCGGCTGATCGCCGGCAAGCTCGACCTGGCGCTGGCCTGGGACGACGGCCCGGCGAAGCTGAACAGCCGGCGTGTCGGCGAGTGGCCAATGCGCTGGATCGGGCCGGCGACCGGTCCCTGGCAGCTGGGCGACGAGGCTGTCGTGCCGCTGGCGACCTTCGAAGCACCGTGCCTGATGCGCACGGCGGCGACGACGGCGCTCGATCATGCCGGCCTCGCCTGGCGATCGGCCTTCATCAGCCCGAGCCTTGGCGGCCTCTGGGCTGCCGTGTCGGCCGGCCTGGGTTTGAGCGTGCGCACCGAGATGGGCCTGCCGGCAAGCGTCCGCGCGCTCGATCCCGGCGAAGCCGGCCTGCCGGCCTTGCCGTCCATCGCACTTGCCCTCTGCCAGGCCGAGGCGGAGCCGGCGCCCGCCACCGCCCGTCTCGCCACCATCGTGCTCGAAACCCTGGAAGGCGCCCGGGCCCGCCGGCCGGAGGCGACCGGCCAGTCCGCCACGATCGGAACCACGACCGACACCATAAAAAGGGGCCCGGCATGA
- a CDS encoding DUF6932 family protein, with amino-acid sequence MSLTSDALQQYCCMMIPSLVTLSGSPWDVLPPGIYPATFAEIEHGYAYNERRRFLFAGLIDASLHLAKAGCQIVFLDGSYVSAKPIPGDYDACWDPVGVDFTKLDPVFDDFDNGRANQKARFGGEFFPSTLMSLDIGAVFTEFFQIDRFTGKKKGILRITLSTDETIIRRMTS; translated from the coding sequence ATGTCCTTGACATCCGACGCCTTACAACAATATTGTTGTATGATGATTCCATCACTCGTCACGCTGTCCGGCTCGCCTTGGGATGTTCTTCCCCCGGGCATCTATCCGGCGACATTCGCCGAGATCGAGCATGGGTACGCTTACAACGAACGCCGTCGCTTCTTGTTTGCGGGATTGATCGACGCTTCGCTGCACTTGGCAAAGGCGGGATGCCAGATCGTTTTCCTCGACGGCAGTTATGTCTCCGCGAAGCCTATCCCTGGCGACTATGATGCGTGCTGGGATCCTGTCGGCGTGGATTTCACAAAACTCGACCCCGTATTTGACGATTTCGACAACGGGCGGGCCAACCAAAAGGCGCGGTTTGGCGGCGAGTTTTTTCCGTCGACTCTTATGTCGTTGGATATCGGAGCTGTTTTTACAGAATTTTTTCAGATCGATCGCTTCACCGGAAAGAAAAAAGGAATTTTACGCATCACACTTTCCACCGATGAAACGATCATAAGGAGGATGACATCATGA
- a CDS encoding IS256 family transposase, which yields MTDEMMNLRGLLEKSPDADLLREMIGFAAGRLMELEVSGLAGAGFGEKSPDRLAQRNGYRERDWETRAGTVELRIPRLRKGSYFPGFLEPRRLAEKALTAVIQEAYIQGISTRSVDDLVKAMGMSGISKSQVSRLCEEIDQRVHAFLDRPIEGDWPYLWIDATYVKVRQAGRIVSVAVIVAVGVSGDGRREVLGMDIGPSEAETFWTAFLRKLARRGLRGVKLVVSDSHEGIKAAVSKVLTATWQRCRVHFMRNALAHAGRSGRRVVSAFIATAFAQNDAAAASQQWRRVADQLRPTVPKLAALMDTAETDVLAYMTFPTQHRAKLHSTNPLERVNGEIKRRTEVVGIFPNEAAIARLVGAILLEQNDEWAVQRARYMTLETMAGLSDDPSVGLPAVAA from the coding sequence ATGACCGACGAGATGATGAACCTGCGCGGGCTGCTGGAGAAGAGCCCCGACGCCGATTTGCTGCGCGAGATGATCGGCTTTGCCGCCGGGCGGCTGATGGAGCTTGAGGTCAGCGGCCTTGCCGGCGCCGGCTTCGGCGAGAAGAGCCCGGACCGCCTGGCCCAGCGCAATGGCTATCGCGAGCGGGATTGGGAGACCCGCGCCGGCACGGTCGAGCTGCGCATCCCGAGGCTACGCAAAGGCTCCTACTTTCCGGGCTTTCTGGAGCCGCGCCGGCTGGCCGAGAAGGCGCTGACCGCGGTGATCCAAGAGGCTTACATCCAGGGCATCTCGACCCGCTCGGTCGATGACCTGGTCAAGGCGATGGGCATGAGCGGCATCTCGAAGAGCCAAGTCAGCCGGCTCTGCGAGGAAATCGACCAGCGCGTCCATGCGTTCCTCGACCGGCCGATCGAGGGCGACTGGCCCTATCTGTGGATCGACGCGACCTATGTGAAGGTCCGCCAGGCCGGCCGGATTGTCTCGGTGGCGGTGATCGTGGCGGTCGGTGTAAGCGGCGACGGTCGGCGCGAGGTGCTGGGCATGGATATCGGCCCCTCCGAGGCAGAGACGTTCTGGACGGCGTTCTTGCGCAAACTGGCCAGACGCGGCCTGCGCGGCGTAAAACTCGTCGTCTCCGACAGCCACGAAGGCATCAAGGCGGCGGTCTCCAAGGTGCTCACCGCGACCTGGCAGCGCTGCCGCGTGCACTTCATGAGGAATGCGCTCGCCCATGCCGGCCGCAGCGGGCGGCGCGTTGTCTCAGCCTTCATCGCCACCGCCTTCGCCCAGAACGATGCCGCCGCCGCCAGCCAGCAATGGCGCCGGGTCGCCGACCAGCTCAGGCCAACGGTGCCGAAACTGGCGGCTCTGATGGATACCGCCGAGACCGACGTGCTGGCCTATATGACCTTCCCGACGCAACATCGGGCGAAGCTCCACAGCACCAATCCGCTGGAGCGCGTCAACGGCGAGATCAAGCGCAGGACCGAGGTGGTCGGCATCTTCCCCAACGAGGCCGCCATCGCCCGGCTCGTCGGCGCGATCCTGCTCGAACAGAACGATGAATGGGCCGTCCAGCGGGCCCGCTACATGACCCTGGAAACCATGGCCGGCCTGAGCGATGATCCTAGTGTCGGCCTGCCAGCCGTGGCAGCCTGA